The genomic DNA GTTATCTGGATATTTGCTGACTTCGTTTGCATCGATAAATATCTTTTTATCTAAATTTACATATCCTAGCTCGATAGCAGTCCAAAGATTTCTCTCCATACTTCTACCTATAACACAAACTTTTCTACCATGCTTTACGCCACGCTCAATGGCTTGATAAACACGGTGGATATTTGAGCTAAACGTACTCATGATAACCCTGCCTTTTGATGTTGCAAATATAGCATCAAAAGTCTTTCCTACGCTACTTTCACTCTTTGTAATACCCTCTTTGTAGCTATTTGTAGAGTCGCTTAACATACACAAAACGCCTCTTTCTCCATAATATGCAAGTCTATTTAAATCTGTCGGATAGCCATCAATTGGAGTATGATCTATCTTAAAATCTCCGGTATGAAGAATTGTTCCTGCTTTTGTAATGATAACTAACGCGCTCGCATCTATAATAGAGTGAGTTATATGAATAAGCTCTATCTCAAAGTCACCTATCTCATAAAGTTTTCTTTTTTCTATGGGACGAAAATAGCTTCTGTGGGCCTTCAGACCGTGTTCTTCAAATTTATTGCTTATCATTCCTAATGGAAGCGGAGTTGCATAAATAGGAAACTGGAATTCCTTAAAAAAATACGGAACGGCTCCTATATGATCCTCATGTGCGTGAGTGATGATTATGCCGCGAACTTTTTGTTTTATCTTACGTATATAATCAAAATCAGGTATCAAAATATCCACACCATGCATACTCTCGCTCGGAAAGCTCATACCGATATCCACGATAATAGCATCATTGTCAGTCTCAAATACGGTCATATTCCCACCGATCTCGCCAAGTCCGCCAAGCGGAGTTATTTTGATCTTATGTTCGCTTGAGTTTAGATATTTTAATGGATTAAGTCTTAATTCGTGAGAGGCTCTATTTGCTTCTATAGAAGCTTGCATATCTTTTTGCCAGCCTTCGTTTCCGCTAATTTTTACGGTATTATTACCGTTTTTATGTTTGCGTTTTTTAGGTTTTTTTACCTCTGATTCTGCTATATCTGTTGCGACTTCATTTGCTTGTACGTTTTGCGTATTAGCATTTGCTTGTTTTTTTAGATTGTCTCTGTGGTGTTTGTATCTGTGTTTTCTATTTGTTCTTTCAGCCACAGGGGTTTTGTTTTCTTCGTTCATTTTCAGCCTCTTTAAATAGTTTTAAATATAAGGCGACACTAAGCTCGTGCGGACGAATAGTATGAGAGAGATTCTCAGTATTAAAAAATATTTCTAATCTGTCTCTTTGAACTAAATTTGATAAATTTTTTAACAGAGTTTTTCTAGGAGCGCTAAATGCTACACGTAAAAAATTCTTGAAATTATCATATTTTAAATTTAAGCTCAAATCTCTATCTTTTATGATTCTAATGACTGATGAGATAACTTTCGGCGGAGGATTAAAAGCACTACTTGGCACATCA from Campylobacter fetus subsp. fetus includes the following:
- a CDS encoding ribonuclease J; this translates as MNEENKTPVAERTNRKHRYKHHRDNLKKQANANTQNVQANEVATDIAESEVKKPKKRKHKNGNNTVKISGNEGWQKDMQASIEANRASHELRLNPLKYLNSSEHKIKITPLGGLGEIGGNMTVFETDNDAIIVDIGMSFPSESMHGVDILIPDFDYIRKIKQKVRGIIITHAHEDHIGAVPYFFKEFQFPIYATPLPLGMISNKFEEHGLKAHRSYFRPIEKRKLYEIGDFEIELIHITHSIIDASALVIITKAGTILHTGDFKIDHTPIDGYPTDLNRLAYYGERGVLCMLSDSTNSYKEGITKSESSVGKTFDAIFATSKGRVIMSTFSSNIHRVYQAIERGVKHGRKVCVIGRSMERNLWTAIELGYVNLDKKIFIDANEVSKYPDNEVLIVTTGSQGETMSALYRMATDEHKYIKIKPTDQIIISSKAIPGNETSVSTVLNYLLKSGASVAHQDFSEIHVSGHAAQEEQKLMLRLVKPKFFLPVHGEYNHIVRHKETAIACGVDERNTYLMSDGDQIEVCQKYIKRLKTVKTGKVFIDNQINKQISDDVVIDRQKLAEAGVVTIISQIDKNAKTLIQNRVISYGLVSERQSKNLSKEMEEVLLQFLSNVKDELLHDQRALENQIRQVIRKHIFRKIKKYPTIVPVVYLM